Proteins encoded in a region of the Neoarius graeffei isolate fNeoGra1 chromosome 3, fNeoGra1.pri, whole genome shotgun sequence genome:
- the extl3 gene encoding exostosin-like 3 — MMQRNGGVTGNGSQPWVLRRVRLTWLSFMLFFILVFFPLIAHYYLTTIDEAGGPDKRIFGPRPGGELCEAKHVQDLCRIRESVSEELLQLEAKRQELNGEIARLNLRIEACKRSIDSAKQDLLQLKNVISQTEHSYKELMAQNQPKLSLPVRLLPDKDDPGLPPPRSVQACRLHSCFDYARCPLTSGFPVYVYDTGSYPWGDYIDPLVKQAFASSVKSSVYVTDNPNIACLYVVLVGEIHDSSPSPSDLEKQLKALPFWRSDGHNHLLVHLSRKSLTQNFLYNVSTGRAAIAQSTFLQRQYREGFDLVVSPLVHALSEPNFLEVPPQVPVKRKYLFTFQGEKVESLRSSLLEAPPQSFEEEMEGDPPADYDDRIIGTLKAVQDSHLDQVLVEFTCKNRPKPSLPTEWALCGEREDRLEVLKASTFALVISPGDGQLIATAGCNMRLFEALEVGAIPVVLGDHSKLPYHHLVRWSEAAIMVPKPRITELHFLLRSLSDNDLLAMRRQGRFLWETYFSTCESIFNTILASIRTSIQIPASPIKEEPAQEIPHKAGKMAGTDANMADNGDLDLGPVETEPPYASPRFLRNFTYTVSDVYRTWNRAPGPFHLFPHTPLDPILPSEAKFLGSGTGFRPIGGGSGGSGKEFQAALGGNVPREQFTVVMLTYEREEVLMNSLERLNGLPYLNKVVVVWNSPKPPSDDLLWPDIGLPIVVVRTEKNSLNNRFLPWDVVETEAILSIDDDAHLRHDEIMFGFRVWREARDRIVGFPGRFHAWDLNHQSWLYNSNYSCELSMVLTGAAFFHKYYAYLYSYVMPQAIRDMVDEYINCEDIAMNFLVSHITRKPPIKVTSRWTFRCPGCPQALSHDDSHFHERHKCINFFVKVYGYMPLLYTQFRVDSVLFKTRLPHDKTKCFKFI; from the exons ATGATGCAGCGAAACGGAGGCGTTACAGGGAACGGCAGCCAGCCATGGGTGCTCCGGCGGGTTCGACTGACATGGCTCAGTTTCATGCTCTTTTTCATTTTGGTCTTCTTCCCACTCATTGCACATTACTACCTCACCACAATCGATGAGGCAGGAGGTCCAGACAAACGCATTTTTGGCCCACGACCAGGTGGTGAACTGTGTGAGGCGAAGCATGTGCAAGACCTTTGCCGTATACGAGAATCGGTGAGTGAAGAGCTGCTTCAGCTGGAAGCGAAGCGGCAAGAGCTCAACGGTGAAATAGCCCGTCTCAACTTGCGGATTGAAGCCTGTAAGCGTAGCATTGACAGTGCCAAACAGGACTTGTTACAACTCAAAAATGTCATCAGCCAGACAGAACACTCTTATAAGGAACTCATGGCACAAAATCAGCCAAAATTATCTTTGCCTGTTAGACTATTACCAGACAAAGATGATCCTGGGCTCCCTCCTCCGAGGTCTGTACAGGCCTGTCGCCTGCATAGTTGTTTTGATTATGCCAGATGTCCCTTAACATCCGGGTTCCCAGTCTATGTGTACGACACAGGGTCGTATCCTTGGGGAGACTATATTGACCCATTGGTTAAGCAAGCCTTTGCATCTTCTGTTAAAAGCAGTGTTTATGTTACGGATAATCCAAATATTGCGTGTCTTTATGTGGTGCTTGTTGGAGAAATACACGATTCCTCACCCTCTCCATCTGACTTGGAAAAGCAGCTGAAAGCATTGCCATTCTGGAGGTCAGATGGTCATAATCACCTGTTGGTTCATCTGTCTAGGAAGTCGTTAACTCAAAACTTTTTGTACAATGTAAGTACAGGCCGGGCAGCTATAGCACAGTCTACCTTTCTTCAGCGACAGTACAGAGAGGGTTTTGACCTGGTGGTGTCTCCACTGGTCCATGCTCTCTCTGAGCCCAACTTTCTGGAGGTGCCTCCACAGGTTCCAGTGAAGAGGAAGTATCTCTTTACTTTTCAAGGAGAGAAAGTGGAATCTCTAAGGAGTAGCCTGCTGGAAGCACCACCACAGTCCTTTGAGGAAGAAATGGAGGGAGATCCACCGGCGGATTACGACGATCGCATCATTGGAACCCTTAAAGCAGTACAAGACAGTCACCTCGACCAGGTACTTGTGGAATTTACCTGCAAGAACCGACCAAAGCCGAGTCTACCGACTGAATGGGCCCTGTGTGGGGAGCGTGAGGATCGCTTGGAAGTGTTAAAAGCATCTACGTTCGCTTTGGTGATATCTCCAGGCGATGGGCAGCTCATAGCAACTGCAGGGTGCAACATGCGCTTGTTCGAGGCCCTGGAGGTTGGGGCAATCCCTGTGGTTCTTGGCGACCACTCAAAGTTACCTTACCACCATCTTGTACGTTGGAGTGAGGCAGCTATCATGGTGCCCAAGCCTCGAATAACAGAGTTGCATTTTCTGTTGAGGAGCCTGTCCGACAACGATTTACTGGCCATGCGGCGGCAAGGTCGCTTCCTTTGGGAAACGTACTTTTCCACTTGTGAGAGTATCTTCAATACCATTCTTGCCAGTATCCGAACCAGCATTCAAATACCAGCATCGCCCATAAAGGAGGAACCTGCCCAGGAGATTCCCCACAAAGCTGGAAAGATGGCAGGCACAGATGCCAATATGGCTGACAATGGGGACCTGGATCTTGGTCCAGTAGAGACAGAACCCCCTTATGCATCACCTAGGTTTTTGCGGAATTTCACCTACACAGTATCTGATGTCTACCGAACCTGGAATCGTGCTCCTGGGCCTTTCCATCTCTTCCCCCATACGCCATTAGACCCTATTCTACCTTCAGAGGCAAAGTTTCTAGGTTCAGGAACTGGTTTCCGCCCCATCGGTGGTGGTTCTGGAGGTTCTGGAAAAGAGTTTCAGGCTGCCCTGGGTGGAAATGTCCCACGAGAACAGTTCACAGTGGTCATGCTGACGTATGAACGAGAGGAGGTACTTATGAACTCTCTGGAGAGGCTAAATGGCCTTCCCTATCTCAACAAGGTGGTGGTAGTCTGGAATTCCCCAAAACCGCCCTCAGATGACCTCCTGTGGCCGGACATTGGGCTGCCTATTGTG GTGGTGCGGACAGAAAAGAACAGTTTAAACAATCGCTTCCTGCCCTGGGATGTCGTCGAGACTGAGGCCATCTTGTCTATTGATGATGATGCCCATCTCCGACACGATGAAATCATGTTTGGGTTCAG GGTGTGGCGAGAGGCCAGGGATCGGATTGTTGGCTTCCCAGGGCGGTTTCATGCCTGGGATCTGAACCACCAGTCTTGGCTTTACAACTCCAACTACTCTTGTGAACTGTCCATGGTGCTGACAGGCGCCGCCTTCTTCCACAAG tactaCGCCTACCTGTATTCCTACGTGATGCCCCAGGCCATCCGAGACATGGTGGACGAGTACATCAACTGTGAAGATATCGCCATGAACTTCCTGGTGTCCCACATCACACGCAAACCTCCCATCAAG GTGACGTCTCGTTGGACATTCCGCTGTCCCGGCTGTCCTCAGGCGCTGTCCCACGACGACTCGCACTTCCACGAGCGGCACAAGTGCATCAACTTCTTCGTCAAGGTGTACGGTTACATGCCGCTACTCTACACGCAGTTCCGAGTCGACTCGGTTCTGTTTAAGACTCGACTCCCGCACGACAAGACCAAATGCTTCAAGTTCATTTAG